AAGTAAAAGAGGCGCTAAAATTGTTTCAATAAACAATTTAAAAGAACGTGGATTACAAAAATTTTCAGACCCACAAAGCCCAAAAGAAATGATATTTTTAACAGGTACAAATATTAGTCAACATTATTTCACGCCAAGATTAGGCGGCGATATGGCATTATTACGCGGGGTGGCTAAATGTTTATTCGAACGGTTTGAGCAGGACAAATCGGTACTTGATACTGATTTTATCCAAGAACATTGCCATGGTTTTGAAGCGTATCAACGTAGCGTAGCATCAAGTGCTTGGGATAAAATCCTTGGTCAATGTAATCTAAGTAGAGAAGAAATTGAACAAATAACGACGATATACGCCAGCAGTGATAAAGTCATTTTCACTTGGGCGATGGGGATCACGCAACACCGTCATTCTGTCGATACAGTACAAGAACTGCTTAATGTGCTAATGCTACGAGGCAATATAGGTAAGGCTGGTGCTGGCGCATGCCCTGTTCGTGGTCACTCAAATGTACAAGGAAATCGTACCGTTGGCATTGATGAAAAACCGCCTATGCCCTTTCTTGATGCGTTAGAAAAACGCTACTCTTTTAATGTTCCACGTGATCATGGCTTTAATACCGTTGACTCCATTCATGCAATGCTTGCGGGTAAGGCTAAAGTATTTATTGCCCTAGGTGGTAATTTTGCAGCGGCGACACCCGATACAGCACGTAGTTATCAAGCCTTACAGCAATGTGATTTAACCGTTCAAATCAGTACTAAGCTAAATAGAAGCCATGTGGTAACAGGAAAGCGTGCGCTAATCCTTCCGTGTATTGGCCGTACAGAAGTCGATCGTCAAGTCAGCGGTGAGCAATGCATCACGGTAGAAGATTCTATGAGTATGGTGCATAGCTCAACGGGGCAAAATGAACCAGCCTCTGAGACGCTTCGTTCAGAGACCGCTATTGTAGCTGGTATGGCAATGGCATCGGTAGGCGATAAAATAGTCGACTGGCATAAACTAGCGAGTGATTATGCACTCATTCGGCAAGAAATCAGTGTCGTTATTCCTGACTTTGAAGATTATAACGCCCGCATAAAAGAAGGAAGAGGTTTCCACCTGAAAAACCCTGCTGCACAACGTCAATGGTGCACACCGACGAAGAAGGCGACATTTTTTGATGCGAATCTACCAGAACAACTCGCCCATGAACGTGCACAATCACTGACCGATAAACCAGTATTAACGCTGCAAACATTGCGTTCTCACGATCAATACAACACCACCATTTATGGCATGGATGATCGTTACCGTGGCGTTTATGGTGAGCGAAACATTATCTTTATGAGCAGTGAAGATATTAATAAGCAGGCATTAAATAATGGTGATTATGTAAAAATAACAACCATCTCAAACGATGGTATCGAACGTTCTCTATCTAATTTCAAAATTATTGAATACCCAATAACTTCAGGATGTGTAGCCGCTTATTATCCTGAAACCAATCCTTTAGTACCATTAGAAAGTATCGCTGATAATTGTGGAACACCAACGTACAAATCTATTGCGGTATCAATCGAGAAAATATAGAAACTTACAAAGGATTTTCAAAGAAAAAGCCTCACAACTGAGTCAGTAGTGAGGCTTAAATTTTCTATAGTAGTGAAATCAATATCGATTTAATTACTATTCTTCTGATTGTGTTATTTCTACATCCATGTCATCAGCGACTGAGTTTCCACTCAGTATTGCGGTCACAGCCATGATAATTACTGCAAATATCACGGTTGTTAATTTGAAACCTCGCGAAGACGAATTATTCATTGTTTTACCTTTGTCGCTGCCTGTTTGATTTATTATTAAGTTGTACTATTTATGAACAGGCACGATGACACTAAACTATTAACTTTTTTTTTACAAGTTTTTTCATGAAGTTTTGTTAACAAGGTTTTTCACTCATTTTTTAGAATAAAATTAACTCATTAAATCAAATATTAATCCTTGCTGAATTTCTTGCTGTTCACTTGATGATATGGTGACTCGAATAGAAGCATTTAAAACTCCTGCGCCAGAACTTAAAGCGCCTAAACTGGTATCACCACCTAGTAATTGACTGTATTTAATAGCCATAGCCAATGCGGTGCTATCTGCAGTCAAATCATCATGACTTTGAGCATGGAACGTTTGCTCATTTGAATTAGTTAAATTAGTTGAATTAGTTGAAGCAGGGTTTAACGGTGATAAAGTAAAAAACAGGCTAGTATCTGCTAATTTATGTTTGTGAAGCTTAACCGATAATCGCAGCGAATCGACTTTCAATAAATGATGTGCACTTTCAATCAGAGCATTGAGCAGTTTTTGTATATATAACTCATCACTATTGAGGTAGTGAGGCACACTCTCATCAAT
The DNA window shown above is from Colwellia psychrerythraea 34H and carries:
- a CDS encoding FdhF/YdeP family oxidoreductase; its protein translation is MSTSAKKKSSKACSSKRKPAYSSPAGGWGALRSSAKHLIQSENAAKSVKALLRANQPGGFDCPGCAWGDSGSAGKVDFCENGVKAIAWEATSKRVDSNFFKQYSITQLQQWDGHSLEKSGRLTEPMFYDGISDHYQPISWEDAFKVIGNSLQQLSSPNEVLLYTSGRASNEVAYLYQLFGRVLGTNNFPDCSNMCHEASGIGMTNSIGTGKGTVTIDDFSKADAIFVFGQNPGTNHPRMLGTLREASKRGAKIVSINNLKERGLQKFSDPQSPKEMIFLTGTNISQHYFTPRLGGDMALLRGVAKCLFERFEQDKSVLDTDFIQEHCHGFEAYQRSVASSAWDKILGQCNLSREEIEQITTIYASSDKVIFTWAMGITQHRHSVDTVQELLNVLMLRGNIGKAGAGACPVRGHSNVQGNRTVGIDEKPPMPFLDALEKRYSFNVPRDHGFNTVDSIHAMLAGKAKVFIALGGNFAAATPDTARSYQALQQCDLTVQISTKLNRSHVVTGKRALILPCIGRTEVDRQVSGEQCITVEDSMSMVHSSTGQNEPASETLRSETAIVAGMAMASVGDKIVDWHKLASDYALIRQEISVVIPDFEDYNARIKEGRGFHLKNPAAQRQWCTPTKKATFFDANLPEQLAHERAQSLTDKPVLTLQTLRSHDQYNTTIYGMDDRYRGVYGERNIIFMSSEDINKQALNNGDYVKITTISNDGIERSLSNFKIIEYPITSGCVAAYYPETNPLVPLESIADNCGTPTYKSIAVSIEKI